One region of Flavobacterium sp. KACC 22763 genomic DNA includes:
- a CDS encoding FIST signal transduction protein, which translates to MKTAAILFEENSFKKEFNNDSLDFADCDLVLGFGSRDLLADGKIFTQLRKRFPSSELVLCSSAGEIYGNEVLDNTISLTAIKFSSTQIKTCEVDIADFENSFQAGSSLIRKFSQNRLKLVLILSDGGKVNGSELANGMNSVKEEQVLIVGGLAGDGAKFEKTIVGLNRMPEQGKIIAIGFYGEKLLVSHGSLGGWESFGLERLVTKAEGNVLYEIDGRNVLDLYKIYLGKYAEELPGSALLFPLSIKIDGTDEPIVRTILSIDEKNQTMTFAGDVPTGSRVRFMKANFDRLIDAASEAALSCLQVNSFNPKLALLISCVGRKLILGSRIDEEVEAVSEIFGNTAIAGFYSYGEISPLKPFGDCILHNQTMTITCINEMN; encoded by the coding sequence ATGAAAACAGCCGCCATTTTATTTGAAGAAAATTCTTTCAAGAAAGAATTCAATAATGATAGTTTAGATTTCGCTGACTGCGACCTGGTTTTAGGCTTTGGCTCAAGGGATTTATTGGCAGATGGAAAAATTTTCACCCAGTTGAGGAAGAGATTCCCATCTTCGGAATTGGTCTTATGCTCTTCAGCCGGTGAAATTTATGGGAACGAAGTGCTGGACAATACCATAAGCCTCACAGCAATTAAATTTTCTTCGACTCAAATTAAGACCTGCGAAGTTGATATAGCAGATTTTGAGAATAGTTTTCAGGCAGGTTCTTCGCTGATAAGGAAGTTTAGCCAGAATCGTTTAAAATTGGTTCTCATACTTTCCGATGGAGGAAAGGTGAATGGGAGCGAGCTGGCAAACGGAATGAATTCGGTGAAAGAGGAGCAGGTGCTAATTGTAGGCGGTCTGGCTGGCGATGGAGCAAAATTTGAAAAAACAATCGTCGGGTTGAATAGAATGCCGGAACAGGGTAAGATAATAGCCATCGGATTCTATGGCGAGAAACTCTTGGTTTCACATGGCTCATTAGGGGGATGGGAAAGTTTCGGGCTCGAGAGGCTGGTTACAAAAGCGGAAGGGAATGTTCTATATGAAATCGACGGGAGAAACGTATTGGATCTCTACAAAATTTATTTAGGGAAATATGCTGAAGAATTGCCGGGTTCGGCACTTCTTTTTCCACTGTCAATTAAAATTGACGGGACAGATGAGCCTATTGTTAGAACCATCCTGTCAATAGATGAGAAAAATCAAACCATGACTTTTGCGGGCGATGTTCCGACAGGCAGCAGGGTGCGGTTCATGAAAGCTAATTTTGACCGCCTTATAGATGCGGCAAGTGAAGCCGCTTTGTCCTGTCTGCAGGTTAATAGCTTTAATCCTAAGCTGGCTCTTTTAATCAGCTGCGTCGGCAGAAAATTAATTTTGGGATCCAGAATCGATGAAGAAGTTGAAGCGGTGTCAGAGATTTTTGGCAATACCGCTATTGCAGGATTTTATTCATATGGGGAAATTTCTCCCTTAAAGCCATTTGGAGACTGCATACTGCATAATCAGACCATGACCATAACCTGCATTAATGAAATGAATTAG